CGTCGATGAGTTTGAAGCTAAGCTAAAGGAGTTTGGGGCTGGCGATCTGCCTGACTACCTCGTTCGCTCCCTCATCACCATGATCCACGCCATCCTTCCCCCCACGTTCAAGACCGGCAAGAAATCCACTCCTGATGACGACGAGAAATTATCCGCCTTCCCCGCTCTCTGCCGCCCAGATGACCGCGATAGGGGTCGCGAACGTGACCGGGGTGAAATACACAGAAATGATCGTGATAGGGAAAGAGATAGCGGCAGAGATAGAGATCGGAATCCAGATTGGAACAGAGATCGGGACAGAGAGAGGGATCGTAGATGGAAGAAGCACAGCTACTATAGAGTTCATGAcgaagatgaagaggaggagCAGCACAGAGAGAGGAGGCATCCAGCTCAACCGCGCAGAACTTCTGATGAACCAGAGCTTTACGCAATATACAAAGGAAGAGTTTCGCGGGTTATGGACGCAGGGTGCTTCATCCAGCTGAACGACTTGGGGGGAAAGGAAGGTCTGGTTCATATCTCCCAGATTGCCAATAGGAGGATTGCCAATGCAAAGGATGCAGTTAAGAGGAACCAAGAAGTTTATGTGAAGGTCATTTCAGTGTCAGGGCAGAAGCTATCCATGAGGGATGTAGATCAGAAAACTGGAAAAGATCTTCTTCCGATGAGGAAGAGCTCACAAAATGAAGCTTATATGGCAAATCCAGTAAGTGGAAATGGAGGCCCGATGAGGAGGTTAGGTCTTTCAGGGATTACTATTGTAGAGGAGAATGAAGACAGACTATCAACGAAGCGACTCAAGAGAATGAGCTCACCTGAGAGATGGGAGGCAAAGAAGCTCATTGATGTTGGTGTTATGAACGTCCATGAATATCCAATGCTCAATGATGATCAGGATGGAATCTTGTATCAAGAAGAGGGTGCTGAGGAGGAGATAGGGATTGAGCTCAATGAGGATAAACCTTCCTTCTTGCAGGGGCAGAGTCGTTATTCAATTGACATGTCACCTGTCAAAATTTTCAAGAACCCGGAGGGATCTTTGGGAAGAGCAGCTGCGCTGCAGTCGGCCCTCATcaaggagagaagggagttaAGGGAGCAGCAGCAGAGGACAATGCTAGATTCAATTCCCAAAGATCTCAATCGTCCGTGGGAAGATCCAATGCCGGAAACTGGCGAGCGGCATCTTGCACAGGAACTTAGGGGAGTGGGATTGTCAGCATATGAGATGCCGGAGTGGAAGAAAGATGCTTATGGAAAAACTGTAACGCTTGGGCAGAGATCAAAGTTGTCAATGCAGGAACAAAGGCAGAGCCTTCCTATTTATAAATTGAAAAAAGAGTTGGTTCAAGCTGTGCACGACAATCAGGTTCTTGTTGTGATTGGTGAGACCGGCTCAGGAAAGACAACACAGGTGACTCAGTATCTTGCTGAGGCAGGATACACAACAAGAGGGAAAATTGGGTGCACACAACCTCGAAGGGTGGCAGCTATGTCTGTTGCAAAGCGGGTGGCTGAAGAATTTGGTTGTCGCCTGGGTGAGGAGGTTGGTTATGCTATTAGGTTTGAAGACTGTACTGGCCCTGAGACTGTGATCAAATACATGACAGATGGTATGCTTCTCCGGGAGATTTTAGTTGATGAAACTCTATCACAGTACTCAGTAATTATGTTGGATGAAGCTCATGAAAGGACCATCCATACTGATGTTCTCTTTGGGTTGCTAAAGCAGCTTGTGAAGCGAAGACCAGACCTTCGGTTGATTGTGACATCTGCTACGCTGGAtgcagagaaattctctggctacTTCTTTAACTGCAACATTTTCACCATTCCGGGAAGAACTTTCCCAGTGGAGATACTTTATGCCAAGCAACCGGAAATTGATTATTTGGATGCAGCACTTATCACTGTTTTGCAGATACACTTGACAGAACCTGAAGGAGATGTACTTCTCTTCTTGACTggccaagaagagattgatcatgCCTGCCAGTCTCTGTATGAGAGAATGAAAGGGTTAGGAAAAAATGTGCCTGAGTTGATAATCTTGCCGGTATACAGTGCACTTCCCAGTGAAATGCAGTCCAGAATTTTTGATCCTGCTCCTCCTGGGAAGCGGAAAGTGGTTGTGGCTACCAACATTGCAGAAGCTTCCTTGACCATTGATGGTATTTACTATGTCGTGGATCCTGGCTTTGCTAAACAAAATGTCTACAACCCGAAGCTTGGGCTTGATTCACTGGTTATTACACCCATCTCACAAGCTTCTGCAAAGCAGCGAGCTGGTCGTGCTGGGCGTACAGGTCCTGGTAAATGTTTCCGACTATATACAGAGGGTGCTTACTGCAACGAAATGTCTCCAACAACGATTCCAGAAATCCAGAGGATCAATCTTGGTATGACGACTCTCAATATGAAGGCTATGGGTATAAATGACTTGCTATCCTTCGATTTCATGGATCCTCCATCACCTTCTGCCCTCATATCTGCGATGGAACAACTATATAGTCTTGGAGCCCTTGATGAGGAAGGGCTCCTGACAAAATTGGGTAGAAAAATGGCTGAGTTTCCATTGGATCCTCCTTTATCAAAAATGCTTCTCGCTAGTGTGGACCTTGGATGCAGTGATGAAATTTTGACTATTATAGCAATGATTTCGACTGGGAACATTTTCTACAGACCGAGAGAGAAACAAGCCCAGGCAGATCAAAAAAGAGCAAAATTCTTTCA
Above is a genomic segment from Zingiber officinale cultivar Zhangliang unplaced genomic scaffold, Zo_v1.1 ctg150, whole genome shotgun sequence containing:
- the LOC122036388 gene encoding probable pre-mRNA-splicing factor ATP-dependent RNA helicase DEAH5 is translated as METLKELERLSLLSNICTELESHVGSGDKILAEFIADLGRNCETVDEFEAKLKEFGAGDLPDYLVRSLITMIHAILPPTFKTGKKSTPDDDEKLSAFPALCRPDDRDRGRERDRGEIHRNDRDRERDSGRDRDRNPDWNRDRDRERDRRWKKHSYYRVHDEDEEEEQHRERRHPAQPRRTSDEPELYAIYKGRVSRVMDAGCFIQLNDLGGKEGLVHISQIANRRIANAKDAVKRNQEVYVKVISVSGQKLSMRDVDQKTGKDLLPMRKSSQNEAYMANPVSGNGGPMRRLGLSGITIVEENEDRLSTKRLKRMSSPERWEAKKLIDVGVMNVHEYPMLNDDQDGILYQEEGAEEEIGIELNEDKPSFLQGQSRYSIDMSPVKIFKNPEGSLGRAAALQSALIKERRELREQQQRTMLDSIPKDLNRPWEDPMPETGERHLAQELRGVGLSAYEMPEWKKDAYGKTVTLGQRSKLSMQEQRQSLPIYKLKKELVQAVHDNQVLVVIGETGSGKTTQVTQYLAEAGYTTRGKIGCTQPRRVAAMSVAKRVAEEFGCRLGEEVGYAIRFEDCTGPETVIKYMTDGMLLREILVDETLSQYSVIMLDEAHERTIHTDVLFGLLKQLVKRRPDLRLIVTSATLDAEKFSGYFFNCNIFTIPGRTFPVEILYAKQPEIDYLDAALITVLQIHLTEPEGDVLLFLTGQEEIDHACQSLYERMKGLGKNVPELIILPVYSALPSEMQSRIFDPAPPGKRKVVVATNIAEASLTIDGIYYVVDPGFAKQNVYNPKLGLDSLVITPISQASAKQRAGRAGRTGPGKCFRLYTEGAYCNEMSPTTIPEIQRINLGMTTLNMKAMGINDLLSFDFMDPPSPSALISAMEQLYSLGALDEEGLLTKLGRKMAEFPLDPPLSKMLLASVDLGCSDEILTIIAMISTGNIFYRPREKQAQADQKRAKFFQPEGDHLTLLAVYEAWKAKNFSGPWCFENFVQSRSLRKAQDVRKQLLTIMDRYKLDVVSAGKNFTKIRKAITAGFFFQAARKDSREGYRALVENQTVFIHPSSALFQRQPDWVIYHELVMTTKEYTREVTVIDPKWLVELAPRLYKSSDPNRMSKRKRQERIEPLYDPYHEPNSWRLSKRRA